The following proteins are encoded in a genomic region of Shewanella aestuarii:
- a CDS encoding VWA-like domain-containing protein, translated as MSTQNTLNSQPKLQGVLNKYRNVLTSSDQYGLPSYGLLSLIAEKTPMFIYDHPSVTATCSTAFACQAGIFIHADTFINLLAADAEAKTQGKKSDGVLFMLTHELDHICRDHFTRCTQYNAQIANIAQDIRINMDKIRDLNLEPGTYLRNVLGGWGLTDEEVQKFGHFPEELICAMLTDEANQQNANKKKQQGQQQQGQQQQGQQQQGQQQQGQQQQGQQQQGQQQQGQQQQGQQQQGQQQQGQQQQGQQQQGQQQQGQQQQGQQQQGQQQQGQQQQGQQQGQQQQGQQQGQQQGQGQGQGQGQGQGQQSQSVNNPKIPDTEQYRNLGNFVREPNPALNHTMQVENFIETLKEHGLDGVLDKLGINKDATADQLQEIKDRFQDQIMESFQRIQEIRANNPFADKMAGQHIEEAVGYALGELKKPKLKIESVIRDIIVGEGEEWQMDADMPTDLFYQDPASMGVEYAVYEESMQPREVETLPTIVIVDTSGSLYSDKDTMVDFFSIAVGMVEEDDTAKVWVYAADTAVRGKPFLLTKDSLDDCVNNLDVCGNGGTEFTGPINTAISHCIENSNGLKPGGIIYLTDLEASPPKESSLHDDLPPVVFVCRERDFNPSFQKSVSSYAEVHAINSTKELDLQDLYEANQDKRAQLTL; from the coding sequence ATGAGCACTCAAAATACGCTAAATTCTCAACCAAAATTACAAGGCGTTTTGAATAAATATCGAAACGTTTTAACGTCTAGTGATCAGTACGGCCTTCCTTCTTACGGGCTGCTATCGCTGATTGCCGAAAAAACCCCAATGTTCATCTATGATCACCCCTCGGTTACTGCGACTTGCTCTACTGCATTTGCCTGTCAAGCTGGCATCTTTATTCATGCTGATACGTTTATTAATTTGTTAGCCGCTGATGCTGAAGCAAAAACGCAGGGCAAAAAGAGTGATGGCGTCCTATTCATGTTGACGCATGAACTTGATCATATTTGTCGTGATCATTTCACTCGTTGTACGCAATACAACGCTCAAATAGCAAATATTGCACAAGATATCCGAATTAACATGGATAAAATTCGAGATTTGAATCTCGAACCCGGCACTTATTTGCGAAACGTTCTCGGCGGTTGGGGTCTTACTGATGAAGAAGTGCAAAAGTTCGGGCATTTTCCCGAAGAGCTAATTTGTGCAATGCTCACAGACGAAGCTAATCAGCAAAACGCGAACAAGAAAAAACAACAAGGGCAACAGCAACAAGGGCAACAGCAACAAGGGCAACAGCAACAAGGGCAACAGCAACAAGGGCAACAGCAGCAAGGCCAACAGCAGCAAGGGCAACAGCAGCAAGGGCAACAGCAGCAAGGGCAACAGCAGCAAGGTCAACAGCAGCAAGGCCAACAGCAGCAAGGTCAACAGCAGCAAGGCCAACAGCAGCAAGGTCAACAGCAGCAAGGTCAACAGCAGCAAGGCCAACAGCAGCAAGGCCAACAGCAGCAAGGCCAACAACAAGGCCAACAGCAGCAAGGCCAACAACAAGGCCAACAACAAGGCCAAGGTCAAGGTCAAGGCCAAGGTCAAGGTCAAGGCCAACAAAGTCAAAGTGTCAACAACCCAAAGATCCCAGATACGGAACAATATCGTAATCTTGGTAATTTTGTTCGGGAACCTAACCCTGCCCTTAATCACACAATGCAAGTTGAGAACTTCATCGAAACGTTAAAAGAGCATGGCTTGGATGGCGTTTTGGATAAGCTTGGCATTAACAAAGATGCTACGGCTGATCAATTACAGGAAATTAAAGACCGTTTTCAAGATCAAATTATGGAATCATTTCAGCGTATTCAGGAAATCAGAGCAAACAACCCATTTGCAGACAAAATGGCTGGCCAGCACATTGAAGAGGCTGTCGGATACGCATTGGGTGAGTTAAAGAAACCAAAGCTAAAAATCGAATCTGTTATTAGAGACATCATCGTAGGCGAGGGTGAAGAATGGCAAATGGATGCTGATATGCCTACCGATCTTTTCTACCAAGACCCTGCATCCATGGGAGTTGAGTATGCGGTTTACGAAGAAAGCATGCAACCCCGCGAAGTTGAAACACTTCCAACTATTGTTATCGTGGATACCTCTGGCAGTCTTTATTCAGATAAAGATACGATGGTTGACTTTTTCTCAATTGCCGTCGGTATGGTCGAGGAAGACGATACAGCAAAAGTATGGGTTTATGCAGCAGACACAGCTGTTAGAGGTAAGCCATTTTTACTGACAAAAGACTCATTAGATGATTGCGTTAATAACCTTGATGTCTGCGGTAATGGTGGCACCGAATTCACTGGCCCAATTAATACCGCTATTTCGCACTGCATAGAAAACTCAAATGGACTTAAACCAGGCGGCATTATTTACTTAACCGATTTAGAGGCGAGTCCACCTAAAGAAAGTAGCCTGCATGATGATTTACCACCGGTTGTATTTGTTTGCAGAGAACGCGACTTTAACCCATCCTTTCAAAAGAGTGTGAGTAGTTATGCTGAAGTGCATGCGATCAATTCCACCAAGGAACTTGACCTACAAGATTTGTATGAGGCAAATCAAGACAAACGTGCTCAATTGACTCTGTAG
- a CDS encoding DotI/IcmL/TraM family protein, with protein MENENKSSVAKGQKASIKFASQNSQIALKLIMFNKLQDMINFQKKLIIILSAVLMVAFAIIAYQVTRPDAVAKYFTVDPAGRLTEVIPLSEPTLSRAGIGDWAADCVRSSYTFMFATYKEELTRSLQRCFTKEGIVKFKEQLNRIGVLEDIAKDNGANITQVDGVALIKKEGEIDGKKAYLIEVPVLISQKYPKKVSAARRWTVIITALRVDNTEYDKGMAIHVWNMEPRG; from the coding sequence ATGGAAAACGAAAATAAATCTTCTGTGGCAAAAGGCCAAAAAGCTTCCATTAAGTTTGCAAGTCAAAATTCTCAAATCGCATTGAAGTTGATCATGTTCAATAAGCTACAAGATATGATCAATTTTCAGAAGAAACTCATCATCATCTTAAGTGCTGTGCTGATGGTTGCGTTTGCCATTATTGCTTATCAAGTCACCCGTCCCGATGCTGTAGCAAAATATTTCACCGTCGATCCTGCGGGGCGTTTAACAGAAGTAATCCCATTAAGTGAGCCAACGTTATCAAGAGCAGGTATAGGCGATTGGGCTGCAGATTGTGTACGTTCTAGTTACACGTTTATGTTTGCGACTTACAAAGAAGAATTAACTCGCTCTCTACAACGCTGCTTTACTAAAGAAGGCATTGTGAAATTCAAAGAGCAATTAAATCGAATTGGTGTATTAGAAGATATTGCTAAAGATAATGGCGCTAACATCACACAAGTTGATGGGGTTGCGTTAATCAAAAAAGAAGGCGAAATCGATGGTAAGAAGGCTTATTTGATAGAAGTGCCTGTATTAATTTCCCAGAAATACCCGAAGAAGGTGTCAGCAGCAAGACGATGGACGGTCATTATTACTGCGTTAAGAGTGGATAACACCGAATATGACAAGGGTATGGCTATTCACGTTTGGAACATGGAGCCAAGGGGTTAG
- a CDS encoding DotH/IcmK family type IV secretion protein, with product MIMTITRLPIVMLLLTTVAMAETTSSSPTADIVLPTEVIVEPIPAAHGIVDNAVIPNQITQPTPAVQSVQVAPSSAPVQTNQNIVNSGNFPKAEFKESQDGIHEEAIMGLFAGMTPEQIRQVKLMSEMLLEAKSSQVTPLTPSQDVVVMNLSPGGQPPTIRTREGFNTVISFLDTLGKPWPIEWSLPGNSAYEEIDSQGDKPITHTIVLNAKAKYETTNYTVKLLGLDDPLMFILVNTIHGTTDFKITYKIPKIGPNTEYELTNSANGTAITSSTNSILDINIDELDQFFTNPPAKANVIPVSLPQIASVWYHNGFFIVKTRHELAEDYERITYGPNGWKVYAVRNIDYEMVVVTEDGMVQVALPAELVHNYSTMDSKS from the coding sequence ATGATCATGACCATAACGCGATTGCCGATTGTAATGCTACTGTTGACTACTGTGGCCATGGCAGAAACAACATCATCAAGCCCAACAGCTGACATCGTGTTACCGACTGAGGTGATTGTGGAACCCATACCAGCAGCACATGGAATAGTCGATAATGCTGTGATCCCAAACCAAATCACGCAACCCACACCCGCAGTACAATCTGTTCAAGTCGCCCCATCATCGGCACCAGTACAAACTAATCAAAATATTGTTAATAGTGGTAATTTCCCAAAAGCCGAGTTCAAAGAAAGTCAAGACGGTATCCATGAAGAGGCGATTATGGGATTGTTTGCAGGCATGACGCCAGAACAAATTAGACAAGTAAAATTGATGTCTGAAATGTTGTTAGAAGCAAAAAGCTCACAAGTAACACCATTAACGCCCTCTCAAGATGTCGTTGTTATGAATCTGAGTCCCGGAGGTCAGCCGCCAACAATTCGCACACGCGAAGGATTCAATACAGTGATTAGTTTCTTAGATACGCTCGGCAAGCCATGGCCAATAGAGTGGTCATTACCAGGTAATAGCGCTTACGAAGAAATTGATTCGCAAGGGGATAAGCCGATTACTCATACTATTGTTTTGAATGCCAAAGCAAAATACGAAACAACAAATTATACAGTGAAATTGCTAGGTCTTGATGATCCATTGATGTTCATCCTAGTGAACACTATTCACGGCACAACAGATTTTAAAATCACCTATAAAATTCCGAAAATCGGACCAAATACGGAATATGAATTAACAAACTCTGCCAATGGCACCGCAATTACGTCATCGACTAATTCAATACTCGACATCAACATTGACGAGCTAGATCAGTTTTTTACTAATCCACCGGCGAAAGCAAATGTGATCCCAGTGTCATTGCCGCAAATTGCTAGCGTTTGGTACCACAACGGATTTTTCATTGTAAAAACGAGGCATGAATTGGCTGAAGACTATGAGCGGATCACATATGGTCCAAATGGATGGAAGGTTTATGCGGTAAGAAATATTGACTATGAAATGGTGGTTGTGACTGAAGACGGCATGGTGCAAGTCGCGCTGCCTGCCGAACTGGTACATAACTACTCGACTATGGATTCCAAATCATGA
- a CDS encoding DotG/IcmE/VirB10 family protein, with protein sequence MKQFFQGIKKAWMTLPVKAKKVYKLSAVVVGISAFYMYSMLTDESEMGINSTVSISKNPDATEVSTDEAEIDYEQAQYLVEQEASIAENTKESGDTYLPNFKVLEQASGEPLDFSINKPQPQKEEVKPAPVVQPGERVFPTEDKSRNKKSDEQILREQERIEAIESRINAYASIVSIVQTPKASGSLVRHYKPIETASGTETGVIGPDGQIISVANGQTSAAPTAVLNKLTTGDVVTAKIDNYINTDNSSKFVRLTLLEGELESAIVMGEFQRIDGVIVITTKTISKNGITTPFEGVVVSPDGRMETGLTTDTDYHTLYRWSALVFSGALKGAGEMYLTLTDEVITENGQVIKVNERDPLDIVMGVAKGVGDMTAEIAAQEFNIPPTVIVDPIEMPVVGIMLTSDAEAPWFTQNIRTYTQ encoded by the coding sequence ATGAAGCAATTTTTTCAAGGCATCAAAAAGGCGTGGATGACTCTGCCCGTCAAAGCGAAAAAAGTCTATAAATTGTCAGCTGTTGTGGTTGGGATATCCGCATTTTACATGTACAGCATGCTTACAGATGAAAGCGAGATGGGAATTAACTCTACAGTATCCATTTCAAAAAACCCTGACGCGACGGAGGTGAGTACCGATGAAGCCGAAATCGATTATGAGCAAGCGCAGTATTTAGTGGAACAAGAAGCGTCAATAGCAGAAAACACGAAAGAATCAGGTGACACTTACCTGCCGAATTTTAAGGTATTAGAGCAAGCATCAGGTGAGCCCTTAGATTTTTCAATAAATAAACCACAACCCCAAAAAGAAGAAGTGAAACCAGCACCTGTCGTTCAGCCCGGTGAAAGGGTATTTCCGACTGAAGACAAATCAAGAAATAAAAAATCCGATGAGCAAATATTGAGAGAGCAGGAGCGTATCGAAGCAATTGAGAGCCGGATAAATGCCTACGCAAGCATTGTATCAATAGTGCAAACACCTAAAGCGTCTGGATCGTTAGTGAGACACTATAAACCGATAGAAACTGCCAGTGGAACGGAAACGGGCGTTATCGGGCCAGATGGCCAAATCATATCAGTGGCCAATGGCCAAACGAGTGCAGCACCGACAGCGGTATTAAACAAGCTGACAACAGGTGATGTTGTGACAGCGAAAATCGACAACTACATAAACACAGATAACAGTTCGAAATTTGTCAGGTTAACGCTGTTAGAAGGTGAGCTTGAATCCGCAATTGTGATGGGCGAATTTCAACGAATAGATGGCGTTATTGTTATTACAACTAAAACGATATCCAAAAATGGCATCACAACGCCGTTTGAAGGTGTGGTTGTCTCACCCGATGGTCGAATGGAAACCGGTTTAACAACCGATACCGATTATCATACACTTTATCGCTGGTCAGCACTGGTATTTAGCGGAGCCTTAAAAGGCGCTGGCGAAATGTACTTAACACTTACTGATGAAGTAATTACAGAAAACGGCCAAGTCATCAAAGTCAATGAGCGTGATCCACTGGATATCGTCATGGGCGTGGCAAAAGGCGTTGGTGATATGACAGCCGAGATTGCCGCACAAGAATTCAATATACCGCCCACAGTTATTGTAGATCCTATAGAAATGCCCGTTGTTGGCATTATGCTCACATCGGATGCTGAAGCGCCTTGGTTTACCCAGAATATTCGCACCTACACCCAATAA
- a CDS encoding coiled-coil domain-containing protein 22 — MSANIEAGNYPNHDDYTDDIEFVINDQQSGLDDVDEIDVDMVMPQKKEAAQEVAAEHNSGKTGKKKLTKNQLALYVVIGVVVLFALLLFLQMPSTPSTPAAKKSGGFQATEVNETVAAPVKAEVILELEQEIVDLRNELKSTRASANEAFESIAVTIKNLQESNREIVAQVVEIKTSYDELLSNGNNKFVDQSKKLNAIQSEFRAGLAKVTQELKAFKEEQNNKLDISKRKQYEVISVVAGKALIREIESGKELKIQKGTELNGFGAISDIAITGCITFDSGERYTPIKGRCL; from the coding sequence GTGAGCGCAAACATAGAAGCGGGTAATTACCCCAATCATGATGATTACACAGACGACATTGAATTCGTTATCAATGATCAGCAATCAGGTTTGGATGATGTTGACGAAATAGACGTTGATATGGTGATGCCGCAAAAAAAAGAGGCTGCGCAAGAAGTGGCAGCAGAACATAACAGCGGCAAGACAGGCAAGAAAAAGCTGACTAAGAACCAGTTGGCGTTATATGTGGTGATCGGTGTCGTAGTGCTATTTGCGCTGTTGTTATTTCTTCAAATGCCATCAACGCCATCAACACCAGCTGCTAAGAAAAGCGGTGGGTTCCAAGCAACAGAAGTAAATGAAACCGTTGCAGCACCCGTTAAAGCTGAAGTTATCTTAGAGCTTGAGCAAGAAATTGTAGATTTACGCAATGAGCTAAAAAGTACAAGAGCATCTGCGAATGAGGCGTTTGAGTCTATTGCGGTCACCATCAAAAACCTTCAAGAGTCCAATCGTGAGATTGTCGCGCAGGTAGTAGAGATTAAAACGAGCTATGACGAGCTATTAAGTAACGGCAACAACAAATTTGTAGATCAGTCCAAAAAGCTCAATGCCATACAAAGTGAATTTAGAGCAGGCTTAGCAAAAGTGACGCAGGAATTAAAAGCGTTTAAAGAAGAGCAGAACAACAAATTAGACATCTCAAAGCGTAAACAATACGAAGTCATTAGTGTTGTAGCAGGCAAGGCGCTGATACGCGAGATAGAAAGTGGTAAAGAACTAAAGATCCAAAAAGGCACAGAGTTAAATGGTTTTGGAGCGATATCAGACATAGCCATTACGGGTTGCATCACATTTGATTCTGGCGAGCGATACACGCCAATCAAAGGCAGATGCCTTTAA
- a CDS encoding type IV secretory system conjugative DNA transfer family protein translates to MKKWLTLSVMLFSSVVVMTPDALANNEKYPEFLTYLLSLNSDMSIGEQKRSEETLRTRLIKSKGLSFGLQAGKYWASQEIMAYLKSKDALLNKTYDARPLVVPYKGFLIMPPVIDELDGKTVYKANGSQIRTAEQLYQIRTNPRFITKIPTWKDYIKFVVKNPSIKYVNVLPSADNKEEIAVWQQAVLDGWLQGVEQAKRMATSQIAMLTADVQGLVRYHLLSDRNMIEQLEVSEQFNEVVGGGTTMSINDVIINIKTNPTLLTNRFEWKAIPQLPPIQSIFPNGVVMNTTELEMK, encoded by the coding sequence ATGAAAAAATGGCTAACACTGAGCGTTATGCTCTTTTCAAGCGTCGTGGTAATGACGCCTGATGCATTAGCGAATAATGAAAAATACCCTGAATTCTTAACCTATCTTCTATCACTAAACTCAGATATGAGTATTGGTGAGCAAAAGCGATCAGAGGAAACGCTACGGACTCGATTAATTAAAAGTAAAGGTCTAAGTTTTGGATTGCAGGCAGGAAAATACTGGGCATCACAAGAGATAATGGCATATCTCAAATCCAAAGATGCACTGTTAAACAAAACCTATGACGCACGCCCATTGGTCGTACCCTACAAAGGTTTTTTGATCATGCCGCCCGTTATCGATGAACTGGATGGCAAAACGGTTTATAAAGCTAACGGCTCTCAAATCCGAACCGCAGAGCAGTTATATCAAATTAGAACGAATCCTCGTTTCATCACAAAAATCCCAACATGGAAAGACTACATCAAATTTGTTGTGAAAAATCCGAGCATTAAATACGTTAATGTGTTGCCAAGTGCCGACAACAAAGAAGAAATAGCGGTATGGCAACAAGCTGTGCTCGATGGTTGGCTGCAAGGCGTTGAGCAGGCAAAACGAATGGCCACATCACAAATTGCGATGTTAACAGCTGATGTGCAAGGGTTGGTGAGATACCACTTGTTAAGTGACCGAAACATGATTGAGCAACTTGAAGTGAGTGAGCAGTTTAATGAGGTTGTCGGAGGTGGAACAACGATGTCCATCAATGACGTCATCATCAACATAAAAACCAATCCAACGTTGCTAACCAATCGATTTGAATGGAAAGCGATACCTCAATTGCCGCCAATTCAAAGTATTTTCCCCAATGGGGTTGTGATGAACACGACTGAGTTGGAGATGAAATAA
- a CDS encoding type IV pilus twitching motility protein PilT, which produces MAKVLDKNAYMLPVVNVYQPDDIMKILLHVEQAGGFSDIVFLTDREITIKVDGIPFQITTKKLTSTEVDGFLAYLTRDKSAPMSVNSGVEVDEAVSIPGLERGQFYRYRINASAFSVPYRGRGIAITLRSISSETPLPADINLDINIAEALMPRQGLVLVAGETGSGKSTTLAASIRHRAQNPDPNSGLFILTYEAPVEYVHDYKCVNGSLIVQASVDEIRGDTKSFESGLRNALRRSPEVILVGEIRDLITVDIAIKAAESGHLCLGTIHANSASSVFTRIANYYPSEVQESKVLQLISGVKAILVQYLAQREGGGRIALQEFLPLNADVRLEIMTRLKDEGMQNMSVIINDMVDQHGFSMMTSATNARQNNQISELEFLKISSGV; this is translated from the coding sequence ATGGCTAAGGTATTAGATAAAAATGCTTATATGTTGCCCGTGGTGAATGTCTATCAACCGGACGACATAATGAAGATATTACTGCATGTGGAACAGGCTGGTGGATTTTCAGATATTGTTTTTTTAACTGACAGAGAAATCACAATTAAAGTAGATGGTATCCCGTTTCAAATCACAACGAAGAAACTCACATCGACAGAAGTTGATGGATTTCTAGCTTATCTCACTCGCGATAAATCTGCGCCAATGTCCGTCAACTCAGGCGTTGAAGTGGATGAGGCTGTATCGATACCAGGTTTAGAACGTGGACAATTTTATCGATATCGTATCAATGCGAGTGCGTTTAGTGTGCCGTATCGAGGAAGAGGTATTGCCATTACTCTCCGTTCCATTAGTAGTGAGACACCCCTGCCAGCTGACATTAATTTAGATATAAACATTGCAGAAGCATTAATGCCACGCCAAGGACTTGTGCTCGTTGCGGGTGAAACGGGTAGTGGTAAAAGTACCACGCTAGCAGCGTCTATCCGTCATCGAGCACAAAATCCAGATCCGAACAGCGGGTTATTTATTTTGACATATGAAGCGCCAGTTGAGTACGTGCATGACTATAAGTGCGTCAACGGGAGCCTGATTGTGCAGGCATCGGTTGATGAAATACGTGGTGATACAAAGTCATTTGAAAGTGGCCTTCGCAATGCATTAAGACGTTCACCAGAAGTGATTTTGGTCGGTGAAATAAGAGATTTGATTACTGTTGATATTGCGATTAAAGCAGCAGAGTCAGGCCATTTGTGTTTAGGTACGATCCACGCCAATTCAGCCAGTAGCGTATTCACACGCATCGCAAATTATTATCCCAGTGAAGTGCAAGAATCAAAAGTGTTGCAGCTGATATCAGGTGTAAAAGCCATTCTCGTCCAGTATTTAGCGCAGCGTGAAGGCGGTGGACGAATCGCACTACAAGAGTTCTTACCGCTCAATGCCGATGTGAGACTCGAAATTATGACCAGGCTGAAGGATGAAGGTATGCAGAATATGTCAGTGATTATTAATGACATGGTGGATCAGCATGGTTTCTCGATGATGACATCTGCTACAAATGCTAGACAGAACAATCAGATAAGTGAGCTTGAATTTTTAAAAATCTCATCAGGAGTCTAA
- a CDS encoding lytic transglycosylase domain-containing protein, with translation MLSNWSNKNMLITASFATIAFFLTPLANANASTTYPVRDTLYKKTQLKKYSAFKNCIFWQSQAFNVNELVLMSVLLTEYGDEDSKIKNQNQTYDYGLMQINDVRSEELLALGYNLEEVRTDGCKNIEAATHLLSLEIQRAGDVWLGVGRYHYNEKGKNPKHHYKYRARVNKKLESLLKVAKSSLNTMHLSGGQ, from the coding sequence ATGTTAAGTAATTGGAGCAATAAAAACATGCTGATCACAGCAAGTTTTGCAACCATAGCGTTCTTTCTCACGCCGTTGGCCAATGCGAATGCAAGCACCACTTATCCAGTACGTGATACGTTGTATAAAAAAACGCAGCTTAAAAAATATTCAGCATTTAAAAACTGTATATTTTGGCAATCACAGGCATTTAATGTGAATGAGTTAGTGTTGATGTCTGTGCTTTTAACAGAATATGGTGATGAGGATTCAAAGATAAAAAACCAGAATCAAACATACGATTACGGTTTAATGCAAATCAATGATGTTAGAAGTGAAGAATTGCTTGCACTCGGCTACAACCTTGAAGAAGTCAGAACCGATGGTTGCAAAAATATAGAGGCGGCTACCCATTTATTATCACTAGAAATCCAACGAGCTGGTGATGTGTGGCTCGGTGTAGGTCGCTACCATTACAATGAAAAAGGTAAAAATCCGAAGCACCACTACAAATATAGAGCGAGAGTAAACAAAAAGCTGGAATCGCTATTAAAAGTGGCTAAAAGCTCTCTGAATACAATGCACTTATCAGGTGGACAATAA